One Streptomyces sp. RPA4-2 genomic window carries:
- a CDS encoding PRC-barrel domain-containing protein has product MSDNIWGYRPATGHAAGTDLIGYKVEATDGSIGKVDKHSDDVHSSYLVVDTGVWIFGKHVLLPAGTVTTIDQAEQKIYVALTKDQIKDSPEFDKDKHIGDAGYHEQVGTYYQGGHRA; this is encoded by the coding sequence ATGAGCGACAACATCTGGGGCTACCGTCCGGCCACCGGCCACGCCGCGGGCACCGACCTGATCGGCTACAAGGTCGAGGCCACCGACGGCAGCATCGGCAAGGTCGACAAGCACTCCGACGACGTCCACTCCTCCTACCTCGTCGTCGACACCGGCGTATGGATCTTCGGCAAGCACGTCCTGCTGCCCGCCGGCACCGTGACCACGATCGACCAGGCCGAACAGAAGATCTACGTCGCCCTCACCAAGGACCAGATCAAGGACTCCCCCGAGTTCGACAAGGACAAGCACATCGGCGACGCCGGCTACCACGAGCAGGTCGGCACCTACTACCAGGGCGGGCACCGCGCCTGA